A region of the Ornithinimicrobium ciconiae genome:
GCCACGAGCCGACGCCATTCCTCGCGCATCGACCGGGACCAGAACGAGAAGTCCAGAACGACGTTTTGCCCACGGTCGAGGAGTTGGATCAGGCGCTGACGCAGGTCGGCGCTGATCTGCTCGTGGGCCTCGTCAGACAACGGCATGTCTCGTAGTCCGCGATTCCACGCCTCCTGGTCGTAAGAAAGCCGCGTCATCCCGCCGGCCTCCAAGCGACGCGCCACCGTCGACTTGCCGGAGCCGGCGGGACCACACATGAAGACGACTCGAGGCATGGTCCCGACCATAGGACCGTTCAGCAGTCGGGACGTACTGTCATGCCGCC
Encoded here:
- a CDS encoding AAA family ATPase, yielding MPRVVFMCGPAGSGKSTVARRLEAGGMTRLSYDQEAWNRGLRDMPLSDEAHEQISADLRQRLIQLLDRGQNVVLDFSFWSRSMREEWRRLVAEYGVIAETIYMATDKQTCLNRLRARARAHEDDFIITHSIATEYFDHFEPPTDDEGPLTVQR